In Achromobacter xylosoxidans A8, a single window of DNA contains:
- a CDS encoding uracil-DNA glycosylase — protein sequence MTPRSFVSALSEIEMEGVFNPYRNRCEVHDLADAPAVRRRNLRNYLSVIEELGVDTIWMGRDLGYRGGRRTGLALTDEQRLDDVALTYPGAAANKATRGPVVAERTAAEIWAILARLERCPLLWNVFPFHPHEANDALTNRKFTARELASVSELNDALFKWLNIRRIICIGQDAATYAKAFGVSVECVRHPSYGGVTDFRRGMREIYGASLLPSISTAQSTLF from the coding sequence ATGACTCCTCGTTCATTTGTTTCTGCGCTATCCGAAATCGAAATGGAAGGCGTATTCAATCCCTACAGGAACCGATGCGAGGTTCATGACCTTGCGGACGCACCTGCCGTACGCCGTAGAAACCTTCGCAACTATCTGAGCGTCATCGAAGAGCTCGGCGTTGACACTATTTGGATGGGCCGCGATCTCGGTTATCGAGGGGGGCGACGTACAGGATTGGCGTTGACAGACGAGCAACGGCTCGACGACGTTGCGCTAACCTACCCGGGCGCAGCCGCCAATAAAGCGACTAGAGGGCCCGTCGTCGCGGAGAGGACTGCCGCTGAGATTTGGGCAATCTTGGCGCGTCTGGAACGATGTCCGCTATTGTGGAATGTATTTCCGTTCCATCCGCATGAAGCCAACGATGCGCTGACCAACCGGAAATTTACCGCTAGAGAGTTAGCCTCTGTATCTGAACTGAATGATGCACTGTTCAAGTGGCTAAATATACGCAGAATCATCTGTATCGGGCAGGATGCTGCCACGTACGCCAAAGCATTCGGTGTAAGCGTTGAGTGCGTGCGTCATCCAAGTTACGGTGGCGTCACGGACTTTCGTAGAGGCATGCGGGAAATTTATGGAGCCAGCTTGCTACCATCTATTTCCACGGCACAGTCCACATTATTTTGA
- a CDS encoding nucleoside triphosphate pyrophosphohydrolase family protein, whose product MFNSDISDKNLALPLSEYEARASASNQFKGTPEAFNQLRYGLFGEVGGILAAIKKSKRDLGPAEQANVTEEIGDALWYLTTVGIECQHSLNDLGLTALDELQRRLEVNHNRPTGNVTFAEFDGLIAFCQNKLASDTRTETLCGLGAHCGQLMAITSVGDLASHSSLELLGSLLADMVLVCAQFKLSIAQVAKENLDKFESRWPREGTAHHALFDDSYSELEQLPRSFTMRFIELHGVDGVPYVVQQMNRVNIGDRLTDNRTEPDGYRFHDVFHLAYIAHLGWSPVVRGLLKLKRKSNPEVDRDEDGARAMIIEEGIATWIFNHAYRHRYFTDTAPGKLDYGVLKQVREMVKGYEVYACPLWQWEKAILDGFKVFRELCAAGGGEVTVDMEAHSIIFSPIREEEKPALLLVVPKKKMVVGAVPPDFD is encoded by the coding sequence GTGTTCAATTCAGACATTTCCGACAAGAACCTAGCTTTGCCGCTTTCTGAATATGAGGCACGCGCCTCGGCGTCGAACCAGTTCAAAGGAACTCCTGAAGCCTTTAATCAACTCAGATACGGTCTTTTCGGAGAAGTCGGTGGGATTCTCGCGGCCATCAAAAAATCCAAACGCGACCTTGGGCCGGCGGAACAGGCTAATGTAACGGAAGAGATCGGCGATGCACTCTGGTATCTGACAACCGTCGGCATTGAATGCCAACACAGCCTGAACGACCTAGGGCTTACCGCCCTAGATGAACTTCAGCGACGCCTCGAAGTGAATCACAATAGGCCAACAGGCAATGTAACGTTTGCTGAGTTCGATGGCCTAATAGCATTCTGTCAGAATAAGCTGGCCTCAGACACGCGAACTGAAACGCTGTGTGGACTTGGTGCACATTGCGGCCAATTGATGGCGATAACAAGTGTAGGAGATCTCGCAAGTCATTCAAGCCTCGAGCTGCTTGGCTCGCTGCTCGCAGATATGGTCCTTGTCTGCGCCCAATTTAAGCTCTCAATCGCCCAGGTCGCCAAAGAAAATCTGGATAAGTTCGAATCAAGGTGGCCACGAGAGGGAACCGCACATCATGCGCTGTTCGATGATTCATACTCGGAGCTAGAACAACTGCCGCGTAGTTTCACGATGCGGTTTATTGAGCTGCACGGGGTTGATGGCGTTCCTTATGTTGTCCAGCAGATGAACCGTGTAAATATCGGTGATCGCCTGACAGACAACCGCACGGAACCGGACGGTTATCGGTTCCACGATGTATTCCATTTGGCCTACATCGCTCACTTAGGTTGGTCGCCAGTCGTGCGCGGGCTCCTGAAGCTGAAGCGCAAAAGCAACCCGGAGGTCGATCGCGACGAAGACGGCGCTCGAGCGATGATTATCGAAGAAGGCATTGCCACGTGGATTTTCAATCACGCATATCGCCATCGGTACTTTACTGATACCGCACCTGGTAAGCTGGACTATGGCGTGCTGAAGCAGGTTCGCGAGATGGTGAAGGGCTACGAAGTTTACGCATGCCCGTTATGGCAGTGGGAAAAGGCCATCCTTGATGGGTTCAAGGTTTTCCGTGAGCTTTGTGCAGCGGGAGGCGGCGAAGTGACTGTGGATATGGAAGCACACTCCATCATCTTCTCTCCTATACGGGAAGAGGAGAAGCCTGCCCTGCTGCTCGTTGTGCCGAAGAAGAAGATGGTGGTCGGTGCCGTACCTCCCGACTTTGATTAA
- a CDS encoding DUF4031 domain-containing protein, which yields MAIYVDNERISWRGKLWCHLVADSLHELHDFAQRLGLRRSWFQESSIYPHYDVTVSVREKALMLGALEGDRGTIVTCAKQLKTELRREGISVLQS from the coding sequence ATGGCAATCTACGTCGATAATGAGCGCATATCGTGGCGCGGGAAGCTATGGTGTCACCTAGTTGCGGATTCATTGCACGAACTGCATGATTTCGCCCAGAGGCTCGGACTCCGCCGTTCTTGGTTCCAAGAGAGTTCTATTTATCCGCATTACGACGTTACAGTAAGCGTGCGAGAGAAAGCCCTGATGCTTGGTGCCTTGGAGGGCGACCGCGGTACTATCGTGACATGCGCGAAGCAGTTGAAAACCGAGCTTCGCAGAGAAGGAATTTCAGTGTTGCAGTCATAG
- a CDS encoding helix-turn-helix domain-containing protein → MQTNRKSALAAKQLGDTLRRRRQERGLTLEQLASELNVDVSQLSRFERAQFKIVSQNLQKTADFLQVRVDDGIEEPGSVVEQFAELLGRSARHRAAAIALVRALQELR, encoded by the coding sequence ATGCAAACAAATCGCAAGTCAGCCCTCGCTGCTAAGCAACTCGGAGACACACTTCGACGTCGTCGACAAGAGCGCGGCTTAACCCTAGAACAACTGGCGTCCGAGCTCAACGTGGACGTCAGCCAGCTTTCCCGGTTTGAACGCGCGCAATTCAAAATCGTGTCTCAAAATTTGCAAAAAACTGCCGATTTTTTGCAAGTTCGGGTCGATGACGGCATCGAGGAGCCGGGTAGCGTGGTTGAGCAATTTGCTGAGCTGCTCGGTCGGTCTGCTAGACATAGAGCTGCTGCGATTGCTCTGGTCCGAGCACTCCAGGAACTTCGTTGA
- a CDS encoding site-specific integrase, whose translation MTSSATTNKKQTGALARALPERAHTRSGIGFNPNDDLWHWVDGVFRIRLDFSRLSTAATFPIASLKYTLHVFVKLNAPTYAGNLFNAFVHFLALRDGQAPLKSVSVSEVSNYAARLQEHEKWRLGNLNVLLQKWHALDLPGVEAECVQYLRERRKPGNVKGAAVRQRDPVDGPFSEEEYITLYKAVDAAYGTGAIPRWIIVLFRLLFAAGGRISQYASLKLKDLEGINGKFILRLPRVKTGLEHSRASFLTFDLSPQTGRMVTEHIESQRIAGRGADAPLFPVAEVLARGPREQLRGKDDMFYGHCTRDQLSHTFSRILSEIAPATPRLDYEEMPVSPKRFRPTFGTRLVDEGASRTVVAHLLGHVDLQNVDVYFEQSPTGLSNMNKAMGPNLAPVARCFHGRLINGEEQATQKDVPGSTIIDFRVSTKGLASCAGSTHSCAFDKPVACYTCFRFEPWLDGPHEAVLARLEQEREKWSADPKMATINDAAIIAVREVIAECAMVRTQRAEGSTL comes from the coding sequence ATGACAAGCTCCGCGACGACAAATAAGAAGCAAACAGGGGCATTAGCGCGCGCTCTGCCGGAACGTGCTCATACGCGCAGCGGCATCGGATTCAACCCGAACGACGATCTCTGGCACTGGGTCGACGGAGTGTTCCGCATCCGGCTGGACTTTTCCCGGCTAAGCACGGCGGCGACGTTTCCTATTGCTTCGCTCAAGTACACCCTGCACGTCTTTGTGAAGCTTAACGCTCCAACGTACGCGGGGAATCTGTTCAATGCGTTCGTACACTTCCTCGCGCTTCGTGACGGCCAAGCTCCTTTGAAGTCCGTGAGCGTCTCCGAGGTGTCCAACTATGCTGCGCGGCTTCAGGAGCATGAGAAATGGCGGCTCGGGAATCTAAACGTCCTGTTGCAGAAGTGGCATGCGCTGGATCTTCCTGGCGTCGAGGCGGAGTGCGTTCAGTACCTCCGTGAACGTCGCAAGCCGGGCAATGTGAAGGGTGCGGCTGTGCGCCAGCGCGATCCGGTCGATGGGCCTTTCAGCGAGGAGGAGTACATCACCCTCTACAAGGCGGTGGACGCGGCTTACGGGACTGGTGCTATACCGCGTTGGATCATTGTTCTTTTCCGCCTCCTGTTTGCTGCCGGTGGCCGGATTTCTCAGTACGCCTCTCTTAAGTTGAAGGACTTGGAGGGTATCAATGGCAAGTTCATTCTGCGCTTGCCACGCGTGAAGACTGGGCTTGAGCACTCACGCGCGAGCTTTCTCACGTTTGACCTTTCTCCGCAGACCGGTCGCATGGTGACGGAGCACATAGAGAGCCAGCGAATCGCCGGCCGGGGCGCTGACGCCCCGCTTTTTCCAGTTGCCGAAGTCTTGGCCCGAGGTCCAAGAGAACAACTTCGAGGTAAAGATGACATGTTCTATGGGCACTGTACCAGGGACCAGTTGTCCCACACTTTCTCGCGCATTCTCAGCGAGATAGCGCCCGCAACTCCAAGGCTTGATTACGAGGAGATGCCGGTTAGTCCTAAAAGATTCCGGCCGACATTCGGCACTCGGCTCGTCGACGAGGGGGCCAGTAGGACCGTTGTGGCGCACCTTCTGGGGCACGTTGATCTGCAAAACGTCGACGTCTACTTTGAGCAGTCCCCCACCGGCCTTTCGAACATGAACAAGGCGATGGGCCCTAACCTTGCACCGGTTGCTCGCTGCTTTCATGGACGCCTTATCAACGGTGAAGAGCAGGCGACCCAAAAGGACGTGCCGGGTAGCACTATCATTGACTTCAGGGTGTCGACAAAAGGTCTCGCGAGCTGTGCCGGCTCGACTCACTCCTGTGCGTTCGACAAACCGGTCGCGTGCTATACGTGCTTTCGATTTGAGCCGTGGTTGGACGGCCCCCATGAGGCGGTCCTCGCTCGCTTGGAGCAGGAGCGAGAAAAGTGGTCTGCCGACCCCAAGATGGCTACCATCAATGACGCGGCCATCATCGCGGTAAGGGAGGTCATCGCTGAGTGCGCCATGGTGCGGACCCAGCGGGCCGAAGGGAGCACATTGTGA
- a CDS encoding tyrosine-type recombinase/integrase produces the protein MNLLERLLSGQFLTAPELDRLVSAARYRSEDLEIESPDGKSNVIDIRRISIRKSQKQVERQPVDAQTCASRLRYMADYLSFISGYVAASLPHGDRRDLEAESTRAITMFRTHIPEVSRRAKLGARVGLSIEEQNRVLAVVHPNSPDNPWVRGFVRRRNWLIVVLLLASGMRRGELLGLQIGDIHPNQPKLNILRRADASEDRRLRQPNTKTYDRTVELSPSVMRALQAYLKERRGIKAARSIPQIIVSEDGNALSMQAVDKLFKELRAAIPELPMTLTSHVMRHTWNERFSEQAEAMNLPEVAEQRARNSQQGWSDNSKIAATYTRRYTDRKGRELALRLQEELDDKLRDDK, from the coding sequence GTGAACCTGCTCGAGCGGCTTTTGAGTGGGCAATTCCTTACCGCCCCTGAGTTGGATCGCCTCGTGTCAGCCGCTCGCTATCGGTCCGAGGACCTTGAAATTGAGTCGCCCGACGGCAAATCGAATGTCATCGACATCCGGCGAATTAGCATCCGGAAGAGCCAGAAGCAGGTCGAACGCCAACCGGTCGACGCTCAGACGTGCGCGTCTCGGCTTCGATACATGGCGGACTACCTCTCGTTCATCTCAGGCTACGTAGCAGCCTCGCTACCTCATGGCGACCGGCGGGACCTCGAGGCGGAGTCCACACGTGCCATCACGATGTTCCGGACGCACATTCCAGAGGTGTCCAGGCGCGCAAAGTTGGGCGCGCGGGTGGGGCTCAGTATTGAAGAGCAGAATCGAGTGCTTGCTGTGGTTCACCCGAACTCTCCTGATAACCCATGGGTTCGTGGTTTTGTCCGGCGGCGCAATTGGCTAATCGTTGTCCTTCTTCTTGCCAGCGGTATGCGAAGGGGAGAGCTTCTCGGCCTTCAGATTGGCGATATCCACCCGAATCAGCCAAAGCTGAACATTCTGCGTCGTGCCGATGCCAGTGAAGACCGTCGTCTCCGACAACCGAACACGAAAACCTACGATCGGACTGTGGAGCTTTCACCGTCCGTAATGAGGGCCCTGCAGGCGTACTTGAAGGAACGCCGAGGTATCAAGGCTGCACGGTCTATTCCACAGATCATTGTCTCGGAGGATGGGAATGCGCTATCAATGCAGGCCGTGGACAAGCTCTTCAAGGAGTTGCGAGCTGCGATTCCTGAGCTACCGATGACCCTCACTAGCCACGTGATGCGTCACACCTGGAACGAGCGTTTTTCGGAACAGGCCGAGGCCATGAACCTGCCCGAGGTCGCGGAACAGCGGGCGCGCAACAGCCAGCAGGGCTGGAGCGACAACTCGAAGATCGCGGCCACCTATACGCGTCGGTACACCGATAGAAAGGGCAGGGAACTAGCCCTCAGGCTCCAGGAAGAACTCGATGACAAGCTCCGCGACGACAAATAA
- the ssb gene encoding single-stranded DNA-binding protein: MASVNKVILVGNLGRDPEVRYSPEGAAICNMSIATTSTWKDKASGERREETEWHRVVMYNRLAEIAGEYLKKGRSVYIEGRLKTRKWQDKDTGADRYSTEVVADQMQMLGGREDGGGGGASFGGGGGYDDAPSRPAQQRAPAQRPAPQQRPAPAAAPASSGANLADMDDDIPF; the protein is encoded by the coding sequence ATGGCATCGGTTAACAAAGTCATACTCGTGGGCAATCTGGGACGCGACCCGGAAGTCCGCTACAGCCCCGAAGGGGCGGCAATCTGCAATATGTCCATTGCCACCACCTCCACCTGGAAAGACAAGGCTTCGGGCGAACGCCGCGAAGAAACGGAATGGCACCGCGTCGTCATGTACAACCGCCTGGCTGAAATCGCCGGCGAATACCTGAAGAAGGGCCGCTCGGTCTACATCGAAGGCCGTCTGAAGACGCGCAAGTGGCAAGACAAGGACACCGGCGCTGACCGCTACAGCACCGAAGTCGTCGCCGACCAGATGCAGATGCTGGGTGGCCGCGAAGACGGCGGCGGCGGTGGCGCAAGCTTTGGCGGCGGTGGTGGCTACGACGACGCGCCTTCGCGTCCGGCACAGCAGCGCGCCCCGGCCCAGCGCCCGGCCCCGCAACAGCGCCCGGCGCCCGCAGCGGCTCCGGCCAGCAGCGGTGCTAATTTGGCGGATATGGACGACGATATTCCGTTCTAG
- a CDS encoding MFS transporter → MQADKKLKLTPSERRASVALAGLFAARMLGLFLLLPVFAVAAAGMPGGDDPARVGLALGMYGLTQAFMQIPFGLASDRWGRRPVVLFGLLLFVAGSIVCAQASDVYWITIGRAIQGAGAISAAVTAWLADSTRDEVRTRAMAMVGGSIGLSFAVSLVLSPVLVGWWGLSGLFWTIACLGVICLAVAGWVVPVVPLTQARTMQAARPREVLTHSDLLRLNFGVFVLHLIQVALFVVVPALLAKVGGLDARELWKVYLPVILVSFVLMVPVVFIAEKRRAHRGALRAAVAGLALVCALLPAASHGFYTLAAALTGFFVAFNVLEALQPSLVSRVAPQAYKGLALGFYNTAQAAGLFAGGALGGWLASHSGSSAVFIAAAILSAIWLAVTWALRPLPQPAC, encoded by the coding sequence ATGCAGGCAGATAAAAAACTGAAATTGACCCCGTCCGAGCGCCGCGCCAGCGTGGCGCTGGCCGGCCTGTTCGCCGCGCGGATGCTGGGGCTGTTCCTGTTGCTGCCCGTCTTCGCCGTGGCCGCTGCCGGCATGCCGGGCGGCGACGATCCCGCCCGCGTCGGCCTGGCGCTGGGCATGTACGGCCTGACCCAGGCCTTCATGCAGATCCCTTTCGGCCTGGCGTCCGACCGCTGGGGCCGCCGCCCGGTGGTGTTGTTCGGCCTGCTGCTGTTCGTGGCGGGCAGCATTGTCTGTGCGCAGGCGTCCGACGTGTACTGGATCACCATCGGCCGCGCCATCCAGGGCGCGGGCGCCATTTCGGCGGCCGTGACCGCCTGGCTGGCGGATTCCACCCGCGACGAGGTCCGCACCCGCGCCATGGCCATGGTGGGCGGGTCGATCGGCCTGTCCTTCGCCGTTTCGCTGGTGCTGTCGCCGGTGCTGGTGGGCTGGTGGGGCCTGTCCGGCCTGTTCTGGACCATCGCCTGCCTGGGCGTGATCTGCCTGGCCGTGGCGGGTTGGGTGGTGCCCGTGGTGCCGTTGACCCAGGCCCGCACCATGCAGGCGGCCAGGCCGCGCGAAGTCCTGACCCACAGCGACCTGCTGCGGCTGAATTTTGGCGTGTTCGTGCTGCACCTGATCCAGGTGGCGCTGTTCGTGGTGGTGCCGGCCCTGTTGGCCAAGGTAGGCGGCCTGGACGCGCGCGAGCTTTGGAAGGTCTATCTGCCGGTCATCCTGGTTTCCTTCGTGCTGATGGTGCCGGTGGTGTTCATCGCGGAAAAGCGCCGCGCCCATCGCGGCGCCCTGCGCGCCGCCGTTGCAGGACTGGCGTTGGTGTGCGCCTTGCTGCCCGCGGCCAGCCATGGCTTCTACACCCTGGCCGCCGCCCTGACGGGCTTCTTCGTGGCGTTCAATGTGTTGGAAGCCTTGCAGCCCTCGCTGGTGTCGCGGGTGGCGCCGCAGGCCTATAAAGGCCTGGCGCTGGGCTTCTACAACACCGCCCAGGCCGCCGGCCTGTTCGCGGGTGGCGCGCTGGGCGGCTGGCTGGCCTCGCATTCTGGGTCCAGCGCTGTTTTCATCGCTGCCGCCATCCTGTCGGCGATCTGGCTGGCCGTGACCTGGGCGTTGCGGCCGCTGCCCCAGCCGGCTTGCTAG
- the uvrA gene encoding excinuclease ABC subunit UvrA codes for MTIRIRGARTHNLKNVSLDLPRHKLVVVTGLSGSGKSSLAFDTLYAEGQRRYVESLSAYARQFLQLMDKPDVDLIEGLSPAISIEQKAAGHNPRSTVGTITEIHDYLRLLYARVGTPYCPDHGLPLQAQSVSQMVDAVLSWTPETRLAVLAPIARGKKGSFEDECASLQAQGYVRLRVDGQMTEIDGMAPLKKTEKHDIDVVIDRLRIKPESKQRLAESFETALQLAEGRALALDMDSEREQVFSSRYACPVCSHSLPELEPRLFSFNNPMGACPSCDGIGQVGFFDPKRVVAFPELSLAAGAIRGWDRRNAFTHSLLTSLAAHYEFDIEAPFEELPEALRDKVLYGSGDEEISFLYLNEKGRSTVKRHTFEGVIPNLERRWRETDSATVREELGKYRNIKTCPDCGGSRLRPEARNVLIGQDPRGGERHGQAIYEVEAMPLSTCLAWFRDLSLTGAKQEIAQRIVREIEARLSFLNNVGLNYLSLDRSADTISGGEAQRIRLASQIGSGLTGVMYVLDEPSIGLHQRDNDRLIGTLQHLRDLGNSVIVVEHDEDMIRMADWVVDMGPGAGEHGGQVVAQGDPEAVQRDPNSLTGQYLSGARAIAIPQRRPVNEELSWLTLAGASGNNLKTVDLRIPSGRLVCVTGVSGSGKSTLVNDTLAVAVSRQLHHAQSEPAPYVSMQGLENFDKIISVDQSPIGRTPRSNPATYTGLFTPIRELFAGVPEARTRGYDPGRFSFNVKGGRCEACQGDGVVKVEMHFLPDMYVPCDVCHGKRYNRETLEIRYRGRNISEVLDLTVEQALEYFESVPAIARKLHTLIDVGLSYIRLGQSATTLSGGEAQRVKLSQELSRRSTGRTLYILDEPTTGLHFRDIELLLQVLNQLVDSGNTVLIIEHNLDVIKTADWVIDMGPEGGDGGGRVVAQGTPEDVADTPASHTGQYLGKLLRRSPGA; via the coding sequence GTGACAATACGCATTCGGGGTGCGCGCACCCACAATCTCAAGAACGTCTCGCTCGACCTGCCACGCCACAAGCTGGTGGTCGTCACCGGCTTGTCCGGTTCGGGCAAATCCTCGCTGGCATTCGACACGCTGTACGCGGAGGGCCAACGCCGCTACGTGGAAAGCCTGTCCGCCTACGCCCGGCAGTTCCTGCAACTGATGGACAAGCCGGACGTGGACCTGATCGAGGGCCTGTCGCCGGCCATTTCCATCGAACAGAAGGCGGCGGGACACAACCCCCGCTCCACCGTCGGCACCATCACCGAGATCCACGACTACCTGCGCCTTCTGTACGCGCGGGTCGGCACGCCCTACTGCCCGGACCACGGCCTGCCGCTACAAGCGCAGAGCGTCAGCCAGATGGTGGACGCGGTGCTGTCCTGGACGCCCGAGACCCGCCTGGCGGTGCTGGCCCCGATCGCCCGCGGCAAGAAAGGCAGCTTCGAGGACGAGTGCGCCAGCCTGCAGGCGCAGGGCTACGTGCGCCTGCGCGTGGACGGCCAGATGACCGAAATCGACGGCATGGCGCCGCTGAAGAAGACTGAGAAGCACGACATCGACGTCGTCATCGACCGGCTGCGCATCAAGCCCGAGAGCAAGCAGCGCCTGGCGGAAAGCTTCGAAACCGCCTTGCAGCTGGCCGAAGGCCGCGCCCTGGCGCTGGACATGGACAGCGAGCGCGAACAGGTTTTCTCCAGCCGCTACGCCTGCCCGGTGTGCAGCCACAGCCTGCCCGAGCTGGAGCCGCGCCTGTTCAGCTTCAACAACCCCATGGGCGCCTGCCCCAGCTGCGACGGCATCGGCCAGGTCGGCTTCTTCGATCCCAAGCGCGTGGTCGCCTTCCCCGAGCTGAGCCTGGCAGCCGGCGCCATCCGCGGCTGGGACCGCCGCAACGCCTTCACGCATTCGCTGCTGACCAGCCTGGCGGCGCACTATGAATTCGACATCGAGGCGCCCTTCGAGGAACTGCCCGAAGCGCTGCGCGACAAGGTGCTGTACGGCTCCGGCGACGAAGAGATCTCGTTCCTCTATCTGAACGAGAAAGGCCGCAGCACGGTCAAGCGCCACACCTTCGAGGGCGTGATCCCGAACCTGGAGCGCCGCTGGCGCGAGACCGATTCGGCCACGGTGCGCGAAGAACTCGGCAAGTACCGCAACATCAAGACCTGCCCGGACTGCGGCGGCTCGCGGTTGCGGCCCGAGGCCCGCAACGTACTGATCGGCCAGGATCCGCGCGGCGGCGAACGCCACGGCCAGGCCATCTATGAAGTCGAGGCCATGCCGCTATCGACCTGCCTCGCCTGGTTCCGCGACCTGAGCCTGACCGGCGCCAAGCAAGAGATCGCGCAACGCATCGTGCGCGAAATCGAGGCGCGCCTGAGCTTCCTGAACAACGTGGGCCTGAACTATCTGTCGCTGGACCGCAGCGCCGACACCATCTCGGGCGGCGAGGCGCAGCGCATCCGCCTGGCCAGCCAGATCGGTTCGGGCCTGACCGGCGTGATGTATGTGCTGGACGAGCCCTCCATCGGCCTGCACCAGCGCGACAACGACCGGCTGATCGGCACCCTGCAGCACCTGCGCGACCTGGGCAACAGCGTGATCGTGGTCGAGCACGATGAAGACATGATCCGTATGGCCGACTGGGTGGTGGACATGGGGCCGGGCGCGGGTGAACACGGCGGCCAGGTGGTGGCGCAGGGCGACCCGGAAGCCGTGCAGCGCGACCCGAATTCGCTGACCGGCCAGTACCTCAGCGGCGCGCGCGCCATCGCCATTCCGCAGCGGCGCCCCGTCAACGAAGAACTGTCCTGGCTGACCCTGGCGGGCGCAAGCGGTAATAACCTCAAGACCGTGGACCTGCGCATCCCGTCGGGCCGGCTGGTGTGCGTGACCGGCGTGTCCGGTTCGGGCAAGTCCACGCTGGTCAACGACACGCTGGCGGTCGCCGTTTCGCGCCAGTTGCACCACGCGCAGAGCGAACCCGCGCCCTACGTGTCGATGCAGGGGCTGGAAAACTTCGACAAGATCATCAGCGTGGACCAGAGCCCCATCGGCCGCACGCCGCGCAGCAATCCCGCGACCTACACAGGCCTGTTCACGCCGATCCGCGAACTCTTCGCGGGCGTGCCGGAGGCGCGCACCCGCGGCTACGATCCGGGGCGCTTCAGCTTCAACGTCAAGGGCGGACGCTGCGAGGCCTGCCAGGGCGACGGCGTGGTCAAGGTCGAGATGCACTTCCTGCCCGACATGTACGTGCCCTGCGACGTCTGCCACGGCAAACGCTACAACCGCGAAACGCTGGAAATCCGCTATCGCGGCCGCAACATCAGCGAAGTGCTGGACCTGACCGTGGAGCAGGCGCTGGAGTACTTCGAGTCCGTGCCGGCCATCGCCCGCAAGCTGCACACGCTGATCGACGTGGGCCTGTCCTATATCCGGCTGGGGCAGAGCGCGACCACCCTGTCGGGCGGCGAGGCGCAGCGCGTGAAGCTGTCGCAGGAACTGTCGCGACGCAGCACCGGCCGCACGCTCTATATCCTGGACGAACCCACCACGGGCTTGCATTTCCGCGACATAGAACTGCTGCTGCAGGTGCTGAACCAACTGGTCGACAGCGGCAATACCGTGCTGATCATCGAGCACAACCTGGACGTCATCAAGACCGCGGACTGGGTGATCGACATGGGCCCCGAAGGCGGCGATGGCGGCGGCCGCGTGGTCGCGCAGGGCACGCCGGAAGACGTGGCCGACACGCCCGCCAGCCACACCGGACAGTATCTGGGCAAACTGCTGCGTCGCAGCCCGGGCGCATGA
- a CDS encoding glutathione S-transferase family protein: MYTLIIGNKNYSSWSLRPWIALRATGIAFTEQKLGFFTEEFSRRVSAVSPAGLVPVLLDGDFAVWDSLAICEYLAERHPEAHLWPQDPKARARARSLAAQMHSGFGAMRQALPMNVEARLPGIDLPEAARQDISRLQAIWHDTRAEFGQGGAFLFGAFSIADAFFAPVVSRFNTYGIAAAGPVRDYMDAVLALPAMQEWTRDALAEATFVPEDEPYRKHR, encoded by the coding sequence ATGTACACCTTGATCATCGGCAACAAGAATTACTCGTCCTGGTCCCTGCGCCCCTGGATCGCCTTGCGCGCCACGGGCATTGCATTCACGGAACAGAAGCTCGGCTTCTTCACCGAGGAATTCTCGCGCCGCGTGAGCGCGGTGTCGCCCGCGGGCCTGGTGCCGGTGCTGCTGGACGGCGACTTCGCGGTCTGGGATTCGCTGGCGATCTGCGAATACCTGGCCGAGCGCCATCCCGAGGCCCACCTGTGGCCGCAGGACCCCAAGGCGCGCGCCCGCGCCCGATCGCTGGCCGCCCAGATGCACAGCGGCTTTGGCGCAATGCGCCAGGCGCTGCCCATGAACGTCGAGGCGCGGCTGCCCGGCATCGACCTGCCCGAGGCCGCGCGACAGGACATCTCGCGCCTGCAAGCCATCTGGCACGACACGCGCGCGGAATTCGGCCAGGGCGGCGCTTTCCTGTTTGGCGCATTCTCGATCGCCGACGCCTTCTTCGCGCCGGTGGTCTCGCGTTTCAATACCTATGGCATCGCGGCCGCGGGTCCGGTGCGCGACTACATGGACGCAGTGCTGGCGCTGCCCGCCATGCAGGAGTGGACGCGCGATGCACTGGCCGAAGCCACCTTCGTGCCCGAGGACGAGCCCTACCGCAAGCACCGCTAG